The Doryrhamphus excisus isolate RoL2022-K1 chromosome 22, RoL_Dexc_1.0, whole genome shotgun sequence genome segment ctagaTACCTAGTTTCAGCCCGAGTTTCAGATGTTTGTGTTTCGGCAGTTAGTCCATTAGTAACACAATGTACTCACTACTGATACGTGTAGATTTGTTTTCAGAATAAACAATAATTTCACTATTTAGGTACGACATGGATGCAGGAGATTGTTCCCCTCATCGTGAGCGGAGGAGATCCTGCTTCGGTGGAGACCCTCCATAACTGGGATCGTGTTCCCTGGCTGGAAGAGGCTCGTAGTTGCAGTCTCGATCTTGACGCCAGGCCCTCTCCACgcatgtttacaacacatttccTGCACCATATGATGCCACCATCGTTCTTTCAAGTTCGACCAAAGGTAAAACTTCATTTATAAGTGAGGCGTATTGTACCTGGTCATGCCTGCATGGGGCTTTATtgcttttattacttattacaaTGTTCAATCTGGCAGTGGAGGAGCAAGTGACGTCTAAAAAAAGTCTGGTGTtttactagtgacacctagtggccagtggaGACTAcaactatatacagtatttgtattttagttcattcacAATATTTTGTGCTTAAAATGCTGAATTTAGGCCAACAATACGTACATtaacttaaatatgcatttttggactaataatagggcGGAGTCAACCAACGATgaacaatcatttattaataattactaAGAATGACAAGTGATGGAGTGAGAAACATCTGCACATAATAGTAATGATTGAAAACTACAAGGAGTGTACAAATGCTTTAAATCAATGTAAATATTTAGTGCACTATTGATCAATATATTGATCAATATATTTCCTGCAGGTCATCTATGTCATGAGGAaccccaaagatgtatttactTCAACCTTCCATTACCATCGGATGGCCTCCTTCCTGCCTGACCCCGAGCCACAGAGCAACTTTCTTAACAAGTTCCTTGAAGGAAAAGGTTATTCTTATACAATGTTCCCTGTATGATTGTGACCTAAGGCACTTTTTCATAACAGGGACTGATACGTCTATTTTCCAGTTATGTTTGGCTCCTGGTTTGACCACATTAAGGGCTGGCTGAATGATAGAGAGCGGATTTTTTACATCTCCTACGAAGAGATGACAAAGGTGAGGacaaaaacaaattgaaaaCGACGTGATATAATAACCACTGCAGAAAGCTAAGATGATGCTTCTCCCATTGAAGGATCTGATTGACTCTGTGGCTAGAATTGCTGTGTTCTTGGAGAAATCTTTGGACAATGTCATGATCGAGAAGATAGCAGAGCGGTGCCGGTTTGAGAACATGAAGAAGAACAGCATGTCCAACTACTCCGCAGTTCCCAAGGAAATCATGGACGACACAAAGTCTGAATTTCTCAGGAAAGGTGCGTTTGTGCCATGTTAGTTGGTGTACAGCACTAGGACAACATAGAAGTAGTGCACCTAGATCAGGGCTGAGCAAACtatttccaccgagggccagacactgaaaaatgaaaggatgcaagggatACGTTGATATTTTGTGAAGCAACACATGGAGATATGTTAAGTAatgcaaaaaagaaagaaaaaatgcatctcagctatATGATCTActtgaaaaagtgtattattagtatgaatttCTGTCTTTTCCCTTTTTCCCTTTCCAACCAAAACTGGTGCATGTTAGCTCTCATTCAAATACTGATGATTCTTTAAACTGCTTTATTATGGGGTGTAACTTGTTGTTTATATGTTTCAGGAATAGCCGGAGACTGGAAAAACCAACTAACAGCAGCAGAAGCAGAGCATTTTGATGCTGTTTACAAAGACAACATGAAAGATGTTGATTACAAATTTGCTTGGGGATAAAAGCAAAACTTATTGTGGGCAAGGTGCCAAATGTAACCACATACAATCAATCAAATACTAATGAAATCAATTAGCataaaattaaatcaaacaaaaaaagcacaacacaaagttaaacacacaaaaataagtcatttgtTGCTAATTTCATACTAAATGTGCATTGTATAGCAttgcatttacagtacatatttgTTATTTGCCCCTCCTCGGCCAGTACTAATATTTATTGCGTCTCATCTTAAACCTagaacaagtaaaaaaaatattttaaaaattgttccATTACACAGAATATATATGTGCACAAAATAAATGCCATGTCGTTCAACGTAAAATGATTCATATTTTCTACGGTTTTTG includes the following:
- the LOC131109936 gene encoding sulfotransferase 2B1-like, which gives rise to MTEDDLYTVYKGVLLPTLIHPPQSLRRYEAFTFRPDDILIVTYPKSGTTWMQEIVPLIVSGGDPASVETLHNWDRVPWLEEARSCSLDLDARPSPRMFTTHFLHHMMPPSFFQVRPKVIYVMRNPKDVFTSTFHYHRMASFLPDPEPQSNFLNKFLEGKVMFGSWFDHIKGWLNDRERIFYISYEEMTKDLIDSVARIAVFLEKSLDNVMIEKIAERCRFENMKKNSMSNYSAVPKEIMDDTKSEFLRKGIAGDWKNQLTAAEAEHFDAVYKDNMKDVDYKFAWG